In a single window of the Anaerocolumna cellulosilytica genome:
- a CDS encoding pentapeptide repeat-containing protein, with protein MAEKFYENENFDNLKMEYERIESYEFYNCTFKNCSFEECILAYCSLIECKFINCKIVSLKVEFSQIKYTEFEKCNLIGVNWYDLSPTGGIADPITKFKDCILKYNSFMHINFRKFNFSLNSIQDSGFDECNLMESSFNNCCLEATQFSKCDMRKADFREATGYQISITTNKLADAKFSFPEAIKLLSELGIKLSY; from the coding sequence ATGGCAGAAAAATTTTATGAAAATGAGAACTTTGATAATTTGAAAATGGAATATGAAAGAATAGAAAGTTATGAGTTCTATAATTGTACTTTTAAAAACTGTTCATTTGAAGAGTGTATATTGGCTTATTGTTCTTTAATTGAATGTAAATTTATTAATTGTAAGATTGTAAGTCTTAAGGTTGAGTTCTCACAAATTAAATATACAGAATTTGAGAAGTGCAACTTAATCGGAGTCAACTGGTATGATTTATCGCCAACAGGAGGTATAGCTGACCCTATAACCAAATTTAAAGATTGTATATTAAAGTATAATAGTTTTATGCATATAAATTTTAGAAAATTTAACTTCTCTTTGAATTCAATACAGGACTCAGGATTTGATGAATGTAATTTGATGGAAAGCAGCTTTAATAACTGTTGTTTGGAAGCCACACAGTTTTCAAAATGTGATATGAGAAAAGCCGATTTTAGGGAAGCAACTGGATATCAAATAAGTATAACCACGAATAAATTAGCTGACGCTAAATTCTCTTTTCCGGAAGCAATTAAATTACTAAGTGAATTGGGAATTAAATTGAGTTACTAA
- a CDS encoding response regulator has protein sequence MGKSKNRKEATYYSCRLSAVAISQISVKGLLMKRILIVDDASFMRLAINEALVNSGFEVAGEAEDGKEAIEQYKLLKPDAVTMDITMPVMSGLEALKEIMKLDPNAKVLMISALGQDTQVKEAILNGAKSFIVKPFQEEKVVQVLNKILES, from the coding sequence ATGGGAAAATCAAAAAATAGAAAGGAAGCCACTTACTATTCCTGTAGACTATCAGCAGTGGCTATATCACAGATATCTGTGAAGGGATTACTTATGAAGAGAATACTAATTGTTGACGATGCATCATTTATGAGACTGGCAATAAACGAAGCCCTTGTAAATAGTGGATTCGAAGTAGCTGGAGAAGCTGAAGACGGAAAAGAAGCCATTGAACAATATAAGCTTCTAAAGCCGGATGCCGTAACAATGGACATTACCATGCCTGTTATGTCAGGTTTAGAGGCATTAAAGGAAATCATGAAACTGGATCCCAATGCAAAAGTCTTGATGATATCAGCACTTGGGCAGGATACCCAGGTGAAGGAAGCAATATTAAACGGAGCAAAATCATTTATTGTTAAGCCGTTTCAGGAAGAGAAGGTTGTTCAGGTTTTAAATAAAATTTTAGAAAGTTAA
- the recN gene encoding DNA repair protein RecN, protein MLLNLHVKNFAIIDEVDVTFRDNLNILTGETGAGKSIIIGSVNVALGGKVSKDIIRKGADYALVELLFHTDNDYILNRIKELDLPVEDGQIIITRKIMSGKSISKVNGETVTAANLKEIAGLLIDIHGQHEHQSLLYKDKHLDIIDRFAKENIYDIKNNLEVEYRKYIDIGNSLKELKIDEDKRLREMSFLEYEINEIKNAALKSGEDEILTADYKKFSNAKTIAEGLNQVYDLIGYENLSSAGNNIGRSVKQLSRLTEYDETIKGFYSQIMDIETLVNDFNRDLSDYIADINGYEDDFTITEQRLNLVNHLKAKYGSSIEEILQYLKSREEKLTQYENYEETLSALNLEYVKQEEKVRKLSEQLSVIRQEKSKELASKIKEALIDLNFLEVKFEIIFRYTGHYTGNGYDDAEFIISTNPGEELKPLSKVASGGELSRIMLAIKSVLAHKDEINTLIFDEIDVGVSGRTAQKVSEKLSMIADKHQILCITHLPQIAAMADAHYIIEKQSDGITTHTSIRSLKEKESVEEIARILGGAKITDTVIQSAEEMKELAKRTKKY, encoded by the coding sequence TTGTTACTGAATTTGCATGTGAAAAATTTTGCTATTATTGATGAAGTAGATGTAACCTTTCGGGATAATCTCAATATCTTAACTGGTGAAACCGGAGCGGGTAAATCAATTATTATTGGGTCAGTCAATGTAGCATTAGGAGGAAAAGTAAGTAAGGACATTATCCGTAAGGGTGCCGATTATGCCTTGGTAGAACTGCTTTTTCATACCGACAATGACTACATACTGAACAGAATTAAAGAATTGGACTTACCGGTAGAAGACGGGCAGATTATAATTACCCGGAAAATCATGAGCGGTAAAAGTATTAGTAAAGTAAATGGGGAGACAGTTACAGCTGCTAATTTAAAAGAAATCGCAGGACTTTTAATTGATATTCACGGACAGCATGAGCACCAGTCCCTGCTATATAAAGACAAGCACTTAGATATTATCGACCGTTTTGCTAAAGAAAATATTTATGATATTAAAAATAATCTGGAAGTTGAATACCGTAAATATATTGATATCGGTAACAGTCTAAAAGAATTAAAAATAGATGAAGACAAACGACTTAGAGAAATGTCTTTTTTAGAATATGAAATTAACGAAATCAAAAATGCTGCCCTGAAGTCAGGAGAAGACGAAATACTGACAGCAGATTATAAAAAATTTTCTAATGCAAAAACAATCGCGGAAGGCTTAAATCAGGTTTACGATTTAATCGGATATGAGAATTTAAGCTCTGCAGGAAATAATATTGGACGCAGCGTAAAACAACTGTCCAGACTGACAGAGTATGATGAGACAATTAAAGGCTTCTACAGCCAGATTATGGACATTGAGACGTTGGTGAATGATTTTAACCGTGATCTGTCAGACTATATTGCAGATATTAACGGATACGAAGATGATTTTACAATAACGGAACAAAGATTGAACTTAGTAAATCATTTAAAAGCAAAATATGGAAGTAGTATTGAAGAGATATTACAATACCTAAAGTCAAGAGAAGAAAAATTAACCCAGTATGAAAATTATGAAGAAACGTTATCAGCTTTAAATCTTGAGTATGTAAAACAGGAAGAAAAGGTAAGAAAGTTATCTGAACAATTGTCAGTAATTCGGCAAGAAAAATCTAAAGAACTTGCTTCTAAAATTAAAGAAGCATTAATAGATTTGAATTTTTTAGAAGTTAAATTTGAAATAATTTTCCGCTATACCGGGCATTATACAGGTAATGGTTATGACGATGCAGAATTTATCATATCGACTAATCCCGGAGAAGAGCTAAAGCCTTTATCTAAGGTAGCTTCCGGTGGTGAATTATCAAGAATTATGCTGGCTATTAAGTCAGTACTAGCTCATAAAGATGAAATAAATACCTTGATTTTTGACGAAATAGATGTTGGAGTAAGTGGAAGAACTGCACAGAAAGTATCCGAAAAACTATCTATGATAGCAGATAAACATCAGATTCTATGTATTACACATCTTCCTCAAATAGCGGCAATGGCTGATGCCCATTATATTATAGAAAAGCAATCCGATGGAATAACGACTCATACATCTATACGAAGTTTAAAAGAAAAGGAATCAGTTGAAGAAATTGCAAGAATTTTAGGTGGAGCCAAAATCACCGATACCGTCATACAAAGTGCAGAAGAAATGAAAGAACTGGCAAAAAGAACTAAAAAATACTAG
- a CDS encoding chemotaxis protein CheA → MSEQYSNDALLESFIYETIQLTEQLEQTVIASEGKGGFLPEEINKVFRIMHTIKGSASMMRFQDISTLAHTIEDVFFILRENSSTKSGDSLLCDLLLDSVDFIKSELEKIENDMRADGSSSEIITALKKYLTSIKKNQRDAVTHKNTVNSENHTTQFVQSSTKKVSNFGQDVKEEGNRFEVVIYFEENCGMEHVRAYGIVHALKDMVHSITYLPENIGTDASIEAIQANGFRIDLTSNLGYHALHHLLMSTVFLKELKLKQLNKSANEDNGSHISDVLNETELTEEKNETEIRVKKKERTAYHSMISVSVAKLDKLMDLMGELVITEAAVLKKLDIEEMTLDIFHKSARQLSKITSDLQDIVMAIRMLPLSVTFHKMNRVVRDMSKKLEKEVNLILVGEDTEVDKNIIEHISDPLMHLVRNALDHGIENPEERVSLGKTAIGTITLKAENSGSEVLITIKDDGRGLNKDKILTKAKKTGLLDKRESNLTDKEIYKLILLPGFSTKEKSTEFSGRGVGMDVVMKNLETIGGSLGVESRAGEGTTITLKIPLTLAVMEGMNLSVGDSNYIIPINVIKESFHPKEEDIIFHPNGNDMIRIRSKLYPILSLHKIFNVRANALNYSEGILIMVSRDEKSACLFADHLTGQQQVVVRALPEYIQEASERKILEGCTLLSDGRISLILDIPGLIS, encoded by the coding sequence ATGTCTGAGCAATATTCTAATGATGCTCTTCTTGAGTCATTCATATACGAAACAATACAACTGACAGAACAATTAGAGCAAACGGTAATTGCCAGTGAAGGTAAAGGTGGATTTCTGCCGGAGGAAATAAATAAAGTATTTCGAATAATGCACACTATAAAGGGTTCAGCGTCAATGATGCGATTTCAGGATATTTCGACTCTGGCTCATACAATCGAAGACGTATTCTTTATATTAAGGGAGAATTCTTCGACAAAATCAGGGGATTCTTTACTTTGTGACCTGTTGTTGGATAGTGTAGATTTTATAAAATCTGAATTAGAAAAGATAGAGAATGATATGAGGGCAGATGGAAGCTCTTCGGAAATCATTACTGCTTTAAAAAAGTATCTTACCTCTATAAAAAAGAATCAAAGAGATGCCGTAACGCACAAGAATACAGTTAATTCTGAGAATCATACTACACAATTTGTTCAGAGTAGTACAAAAAAAGTATCGAATTTTGGACAGGACGTGAAAGAGGAAGGAAATCGTTTTGAAGTAGTTATATATTTCGAAGAAAATTGCGGAATGGAACATGTCAGAGCATATGGAATAGTTCATGCACTTAAAGATATGGTGCACTCAATTACCTATCTGCCTGAGAATATTGGTACGGATGCGTCTATTGAAGCTATACAGGCAAATGGATTTCGAATAGATCTGACTTCTAACTTAGGCTATCATGCATTGCATCATTTACTTATGAGTACTGTCTTTTTAAAAGAATTAAAATTAAAGCAGCTTAATAAGTCAGCCAATGAAGATAACGGCAGTCATATAAGTGACGTATTGAATGAAACAGAGCTGACTGAAGAAAAAAATGAAACAGAAATTAGAGTTAAGAAGAAAGAACGCACAGCCTATCACAGTATGATAAGTGTAAGCGTAGCAAAACTCGATAAGCTTATGGACTTAATGGGTGAGTTGGTTATTACCGAAGCCGCGGTACTAAAAAAACTGGATATAGAGGAAATGACGTTAGACATTTTTCATAAGTCTGCAAGGCAATTAAGTAAAATAACTAGTGATTTACAGGATATTGTTATGGCGATTCGTATGCTTCCTTTATCAGTCACCTTCCACAAGATGAACCGTGTCGTAAGAGATATGAGTAAAAAACTTGAAAAAGAAGTGAATCTTATTCTAGTGGGTGAAGATACAGAGGTAGATAAAAATATTATTGAACATATCTCAGATCCTCTAATGCATTTGGTAAGAAATGCGTTAGATCATGGTATAGAGAATCCTGAGGAGAGAGTAAGTCTGGGAAAAACAGCTATTGGTACCATCACCTTAAAAGCAGAGAATTCAGGCAGTGAAGTTCTTATAACCATAAAAGATGACGGAAGAGGACTTAACAAAGATAAAATTTTAACAAAGGCGAAAAAAACCGGACTGTTAGATAAAAGGGAAAGTAATTTAACGGATAAAGAAATATATAAACTGATACTCCTTCCTGGTTTTTCCACCAAGGAAAAGAGTACAGAATTCTCCGGAAGGGGTGTTGGTATGGATGTGGTTATGAAGAATCTTGAAACCATTGGAGGCTCTTTAGGAGTTGAAAGCCGGGCTGGTGAAGGAACCACTATAACTTTAAAAATTCCTCTAACCCTTGCCGTTATGGAGGGGATGAATTTATCTGTTGGTGATTCAAACTATATAATACCAATCAATGTAATAAAGGAATCCTTCCATCCAAAGGAGGAAGATATTATATTCCATCCAAACGGGAATGATATGATAAGAATCAGGAGTAAACTGTACCCGATTTTAAGTCTTCACAAGATTTTTAATGTAAGAGCAAATGCCTTGAACTATTCCGAAGGAATATTAATAATGGTTAGCAGGGATGAAAAATCTGCATGTCTTTTTGCAGACCATCTCACTGGACAGCAGCAGGTAGTAGTAAGGGCATTGCCGGAGTATATACAAGAAGCAAGTGAGCGGAAGATTTTAGAGGGATGTACTTTACTAAGTGATGGAAGAATTAGTTTAATACTTGATATTCCTGGGTTAATATCTTAA
- a CDS encoding DUF2680 domain-containing protein — MLKAKLCSIAIAGIIGLSGMSPLHIYAADAGNVSVTLSESNSNHRNKKAAFDKKLKEASEKWNALNEEQKAGVYALLEEELQIKNRLVDKLVELEIMDSKDAKNFKARMSDSYNKVKESGEFPLIGPKGK; from the coding sequence ATGTTAAAAGCGAAGTTATGTAGTATTGCAATAGCAGGTATAATCGGATTGTCCGGAATGAGTCCATTACACATCTATGCAGCGGATGCTGGTAACGTATCAGTTACACTGTCTGAATCAAATTCAAACCATAGAAACAAGAAGGCAGCATTTGATAAAAAGCTGAAAGAAGCCAGCGAAAAATGGAATGCACTGAATGAGGAACAGAAGGCAGGGGTTTATGCACTTTTAGAAGAAGAATTACAAATTAAAAACCGATTGGTAGACAAACTTGTGGAACTCGAAATTATGGATAGTAAGGATGCAAAAAATTTCAAAGCCCGCATGTCGGACAGTTATAACAAGGTAAAGGAAAGTGGAGAATTTCCTCTTATAGGACCAAAAGGAAAGTAG
- the spoIVB gene encoding SpoIVB peptidase, translated as MNRKSIYRKILILVFCINLVVLLYFTYRELDNSIPDTIRIMVGKDEAFDFNLPIEGNLTASEEDIGVISVNNKKVPTNQLKLDLNKPFSLKSTETGKYVINLKLFGFLTFKQVELGVIDTQELIPCGNPIGIYVETDGVMVLGTGVINGADGLNYEPALNKLKTGDYITGINDSIIRNKEDLIKAIQECDGKDLKINIRRENKTTHFVIKPIKTADGEYKIGAWIRDNTQGIGTLTFITQEGDFGALGHGITDIDTSLIMEIEKGYLYSADIMTIVKGKNGVPGELIGLINQNEGDKIGDINKNTSQGIFGTVSNNYVTANHIKAIPVGLKQEIEIGPATILSCVDNEVKEYKIQIEKIDLNSQSPNKGMVIKITDEKLLEMTGGIVQGMSGSPIIQSGKIIGAVTHVFIQDSTKGYGTFIENMINNLEDN; from the coding sequence ATGAATAGAAAGTCTATATATCGAAAAATCCTAATTCTGGTTTTCTGTATCAACCTAGTAGTTTTACTATATTTTACTTACAGGGAACTGGATAATAGTATACCTGATACCATACGAATTATGGTCGGAAAAGATGAAGCTTTCGATTTTAACCTTCCAATTGAAGGAAATCTGACTGCCTCAGAAGAGGATATTGGTGTAATCAGTGTAAATAATAAAAAAGTACCGACGAATCAGCTTAAATTAGACTTAAATAAACCATTTTCTTTAAAATCTACTGAAACCGGAAAATATGTTATAAATTTAAAGCTTTTTGGTTTTCTAACTTTTAAACAAGTGGAATTGGGGGTAATTGATACTCAAGAACTAATACCATGTGGTAATCCAATTGGTATCTATGTGGAAACAGATGGAGTAATGGTATTGGGAACCGGTGTTATTAATGGAGCGGATGGACTCAATTATGAACCGGCACTAAATAAGCTTAAAACCGGTGACTATATTACAGGTATAAATGATAGTATCATAAGGAACAAGGAAGATTTAATCAAAGCCATACAAGAATGTGATGGAAAAGACCTCAAAATAAATATTCGCAGAGAGAACAAAACAACGCATTTTGTTATAAAACCTATTAAAACTGCGGATGGCGAATATAAAATAGGAGCCTGGATAAGGGATAATACACAAGGTATTGGCACCTTGACCTTTATTACTCAGGAAGGTGATTTTGGAGCTCTCGGACATGGAATAACGGATATTGATACCAGCCTTATTATGGAAATAGAAAAAGGATATTTATATTCCGCTGATATTATGACTATAGTAAAAGGAAAAAATGGTGTACCCGGTGAACTTATTGGATTGATTAATCAAAATGAAGGTGATAAAATCGGTGATATCAATAAAAACACAAGTCAGGGAATCTTTGGAACTGTAAGTAATAACTATGTAACTGCTAATCATATAAAAGCCATACCTGTGGGATTAAAACAGGAAATAGAAATAGGACCAGCCACAATTTTAAGTTGTGTAGACAATGAAGTCAAAGAATATAAGATTCAGATTGAAAAGATTGACCTAAATAGCCAGAGTCCTAATAAAGGAATGGTTATTAAGATAACCGATGAAAAACTTCTGGAAATGACAGGAGGTATAGTTCAAGGCATGAGTGGCAGTCCCATAATTCAGAGTGGTAAAATAATTGGCGCGGTTACACACGTATTTATACAGGATTCTACCAAAGGTTACGGTACATTTATTGAAAATATGATTAATAACTTAGAAGATAATTAA
- a CDS encoding Ig-like domain-containing protein translates to MKKVTKKYVLAILGCVTIMVLGILGYNSVNAATEDFYFKYNNQIYKDGDTIELKSANGEIWVSNDEGIALGTSDSITWKWFGSDVIELKPDTTNPLKADITRKGPGYSDITALIVRNGVTYNIQCKLKVGFQVDQSNFSEVLISGEKALLFKEIDNSAENPKTIVLKYTNDNGPSQTIANNNPSLTWTTMDDKVVTVANGVVTAVGAGMTQVKITTNSVSKEVDPLEVYFDVIVSPQAINPTGTAGDYLSYFKLVSNEKTQISTNSMDTSKLVWKFYDSNGKTEIDPKGLIDYSVFNDKNFTINSAKAGTYYIRAFVDSKYIPTDFNLGDPSSAVPYLEILLEVPLKFYDDAIIMGVGDTYNIVDNSNIPSASQYNFSLKDTTSGAASVSSSGIIKGLSKGTAEIIVTKIGDGTSHTIKVTVIDGIALNASSINIYTSGTYQLEALTSDRRTVVTWTSSNPSVATVDNTDKKGLVTGVSKGSAVITATQIINGIVKTASCTVHVQDSVNKITLDPSEVVLNITEYKTIKAVIEPKDLNNVKLKWTSSNEDVVKITDYGDVTATIQGIAGGTAVITAINQENVVVGYCTVTVKQQVTGITLSATELSLNLSDKSYQLRAIIAPDKATNKTVTWKSTNTKVATVDSNGLVTLLSSGTVSIVATSDDNPSVSAYCNITVGLSVTSIKLDDSKKTMYVGDTTRLSYLITPTNASNKGVTWTSTDNSVVSVDAGGLLKANAAGVAIIILKTADGAYMSTCTINVVQKATGIVFDVTDLELFVDQTHQIKVSVTPANSTDYSLTWESADNAIATVDNQGNVTGKANGKTIIIAKTSIGTVIYCNVTVKARPTGMQLNFTEKTIVIGESFELKASIIPSSASQQVTYNFTSSKAKIATVAANGTVKGLKGGTSIISVKTSDGKYSEWCVVTVVERVTSIKLNKTSLKLGVGKTTTLTATVKTNAATNPKLKWTSSNTKIATVDANGKITGKKLGTVTITAAAQDGSGVKATASVRVVRAVTSISLNKTSVTTIVGRSYKLKATVRPSNATYKTVNWSSSDESIAIVDSDGVVTALKAGNVTIKASAKDSSGKSATAFFMIQPRVPSNSVTIINQNLTMVVGETNTLQKAINPTNSTDTFTWQSDNRTVATVDSSTGKVTARTPGIANVTIMTESGKTATAKVTVVGLNTTYLELEQYSTYRLSVIGINSGVTWDIDDNTIAVVTNGLVSSRRLGTTTITATVNGRKLTCTLRVVKIR, encoded by the coding sequence ATGAAAAAAGTTACCAAGAAATATGTACTCGCAATTCTAGGGTGTGTCACAATAATGGTTTTGGGCATATTGGGATATAACAGTGTAAATGCTGCTACCGAAGATTTTTATTTCAAATACAACAATCAGATATATAAAGATGGTGATACCATTGAATTAAAATCTGCTAATGGTGAAATTTGGGTGTCTAATGATGAGGGTATTGCCTTGGGTACCTCAGACAGCATTACCTGGAAATGGTTCGGTTCAGATGTAATAGAATTAAAACCGGATACTACCAATCCACTGAAAGCGGATATTACACGTAAAGGGCCTGGTTATTCAGATATTACTGCTTTAATAGTCAGAAATGGCGTTACATATAATATACAGTGTAAACTAAAAGTTGGTTTTCAAGTTGACCAGTCTAATTTTTCAGAAGTATTAATATCTGGTGAAAAGGCTTTATTATTTAAAGAAATTGATAATTCCGCAGAAAACCCCAAGACTATAGTTCTTAAATACACAAATGACAATGGTCCAAGTCAGACGATTGCCAATAATAATCCTTCTCTGACATGGACTACTATGGATGATAAAGTTGTTACGGTTGCTAATGGTGTTGTTACGGCTGTGGGAGCAGGTATGACACAGGTTAAGATTACAACCAATTCCGTATCTAAGGAAGTTGACCCACTAGAAGTATACTTCGATGTAATTGTAAGTCCCCAGGCGATTAATCCGACAGGGACAGCAGGAGATTACTTATCCTATTTCAAATTAGTATCAAATGAAAAAACACAGATATCAACTAATTCAATGGATACCTCAAAATTAGTATGGAAATTTTATGATTCCAATGGTAAAACGGAAATTGACCCTAAGGGATTAATAGACTATTCTGTATTTAATGATAAAAACTTTACGATTAACAGTGCAAAAGCGGGCACATACTATATAAGAGCTTTTGTTGATTCAAAGTACATACCCACGGATTTTAATTTAGGAGATCCAAGTTCTGCTGTTCCCTACTTAGAAATCTTATTAGAAGTTCCGTTAAAATTCTATGATGACGCTATTATAATGGGTGTCGGTGATACCTATAACATTGTAGATAATTCTAACATTCCTAGTGCTTCACAATACAATTTTAGTCTTAAGGATACGACAAGCGGTGCAGCTTCTGTAAGCAGCAGTGGTATTATTAAAGGTTTATCAAAAGGTACTGCTGAAATAATTGTAACCAAAATTGGTGACGGTACTTCCCATACTATAAAAGTAACTGTTATAGATGGAATTGCATTAAATGCATCTTCAATAAATATATATACATCTGGTACATATCAGTTAGAAGCTTTAACCTCAGACAGAAGAACAGTAGTAACATGGACAAGTAGTAACCCGAGTGTGGCGACTGTTGATAATACAGATAAAAAGGGTCTGGTGACCGGTGTTAGCAAAGGATCAGCAGTAATAACCGCTACCCAGATTATTAACGGTATTGTTAAAACTGCCTCTTGTACAGTGCATGTACAGGATTCTGTTAACAAGATTACTCTAGATCCTTCAGAAGTGGTACTTAACATTACTGAGTATAAAACTATTAAGGCAGTTATTGAGCCAAAAGACTTAAATAACGTAAAGTTAAAATGGACTTCATCGAATGAAGATGTAGTTAAAATAACAGATTATGGTGATGTTACGGCAACCATTCAGGGTATAGCTGGCGGAACAGCTGTAATTACTGCTATAAATCAGGAAAACGTAGTTGTTGGATATTGTACGGTAACTGTAAAACAGCAGGTGACCGGTATAACCTTATCTGCTACTGAATTAAGCCTTAATTTATCAGACAAGAGTTATCAGTTAAGGGCTATTATAGCACCGGATAAAGCTACAAATAAGACTGTTACCTGGAAATCAACGAATACTAAAGTTGCAACGGTAGACAGTAACGGTTTAGTTACTTTACTAAGTTCTGGTACTGTATCCATTGTAGCGACATCAGATGATAATCCCAGTGTTTCAGCCTACTGTAATATTACAGTAGGGTTATCTGTTACTTCTATTAAACTGGATGACAGTAAGAAAACAATGTATGTAGGTGATACAACCAGACTCTCTTATCTGATAACTCCTACGAATGCTTCAAATAAAGGAGTAACCTGGACTTCCACAGATAATTCCGTTGTCAGTGTAGACGCAGGTGGTTTATTAAAAGCAAATGCAGCTGGTGTAGCTATCATTATACTAAAAACAGCAGATGGTGCGTATATGTCGACCTGTACCATTAATGTAGTACAAAAAGCAACAGGTATTGTCTTTGATGTAACGGACTTGGAATTATTCGTTGACCAAACGCATCAGATTAAGGTAAGTGTAACACCTGCTAACAGTACGGATTATTCTTTAACCTGGGAATCAGCAGATAATGCGATAGCAACAGTTGATAATCAGGGTAATGTAACCGGTAAAGCAAACGGCAAAACCATAATTATTGCAAAGACTTCCATTGGGACGGTTATATACTGTAATGTAACCGTAAAGGCAAGGCCAACGGGCATGCAGCTTAATTTTACGGAGAAAACCATTGTAATAGGAGAGTCCTTCGAATTAAAAGCATCTATTATACCTAGTTCAGCATCTCAACAGGTAACATACAATTTCACCAGTTCAAAAGCAAAAATAGCCACCGTTGCAGCTAACGGAACTGTGAAGGGATTAAAAGGCGGTACTTCAATTATTTCTGTTAAGACGTCCGACGGAAAATATTCAGAATGGTGTGTTGTAACAGTAGTAGAACGGGTAACCAGTATTAAATTAAATAAAACAAGTTTAAAACTTGGTGTGGGTAAGACTACAACGCTGACAGCTACTGTTAAAACCAATGCCGCAACTAATCCAAAGCTAAAATGGACTTCCAGTAATACTAAAATTGCCACAGTGGATGCGAATGGTAAAATTACCGGTAAAAAGTTAGGTACAGTAACTATTACGGCTGCGGCACAAGATGGAAGTGGAGTGAAGGCAACCGCATCTGTAAGAGTAGTCAGAGCGGTAACATCCATATCCTTGAATAAAACATCAGTAACCACGATAGTTGGTCGTTCCTATAAGCTAAAGGCAACAGTAAGACCAAGCAATGCAACTTACAAAACTGTGAACTGGTCTTCCAGTGATGAAAGCATAGCTATTGTTGATTCAGATGGTGTTGTAACTGCTTTGAAGGCAGGGAACGTGACGATTAAAGCCTCAGCCAAAGACAGCAGCGGCAAATCTGCAACAGCATTTTTTATGATACAGCCTAGAGTGCCTTCCAACAGTGTTACCATTATCAATCAGAATTTAACAATGGTAGTTGGTGAGACTAACACCCTGCAAAAAGCAATCAATCCGACGAACTCAACGGACACATTTACTTGGCAAAGCGATAATAGAACAGTGGCTACTGTAGATTCATCAACCGGAAAAGTTACGGCGCGTACCCCTGGTATTGCCAATGTTACGATAATGACGGAATCCGGTAAAACAGCTACAGCCAAGGTAACTGTAGTTGGTTTAAATACAACTTATCTTGAATTGGAACAATATTCTACTTATCGATTATCAGTAATAGGAATTAATAGCGGTGTAACCTGGGATATCGATGACAATACCATAGCAGTGGTTACAAATGGGTTGGTAAGCTCAAGAAGACTTGGAACAACAACGATAACTGCAACCGTCAATGGTAGGAAACTAACTTGTACCTTAAGGGTAGTTAAGATAAGATAG
- a CDS encoding DUF4362 domain-containing protein: MEYYEDFSMQLRKELEELPRDYTRQMATRNWDVLIDLILNFNIGRFLIFMDNYNKGIPDKIRITKFGVDGPATTSILYFDGNIVIYVVDDTRYPTNEFYTYYGNYITVNKRNYHDNQIIIDYNLIPLDGSREMPILSIWAGLKPQER; encoded by the coding sequence ATGGAATATTATGAAGATTTCAGTATGCAATTAAGAAAAGAACTAGAAGAATTACCACGTGATTACACAAGACAAATGGCGACACGAAACTGGGACGTATTAATTGACTTAATATTAAATTTTAATATTGGAAGATTTCTTATATTTATGGATAATTACAATAAAGGTATTCCCGATAAGATAAGAATAACTAAATTCGGAGTGGATGGACCCGCAACAACATCTATTTTATATTTTGATGGCAATATTGTTATTTATGTAGTGGATGACACTCGCTATCCAACTAATGAATTTTATACTTATTATGGGAATTACATTACAGTTAATAAGCGTAATTATCATGATAATCAAATAATAATAGATTATAATTTAATACCATTAGATGGCAGCAGAGAAATGCCGATTTTAAGTATTTGGGCAGGATTAAAACCACAGGAGAGATAA